The nucleotide sequence NNNNNNNNNNNNNNNNNNNNNNNNNNNNNNNNNNNNNNNNNNNNNNNNNNNNNNNNNNNNNNNNNNNNNNNNNNNNNNNNNNNNNNNNNNNNNNNNNNNNNNNNNNNNNNNNNNNNNNNNNNNNNNNNNNNNNNNNNNNNNNNNNNNNNNNNNNNNNNNNNNNNNNNNNNNNNNNNNNNNNNNNNNNNNNNNNNNNNNNNNNNNNNNNNNNNNNNNNNNNNNNNNNNNNNNNNNNNNNNNNNNNNNNNNNNNNNNNNNNNNNNNNNNNNNNNNNNNNNNNNNNNNNNNNNNNNNNNNNNNNNNNNNNNNNNNNNNNNNNNNNNNNNNNNNNNNNNNNNNNNNNNNNNNNNNNNNNNNNNNNNNNNNNNNNNNNNNNNNNNNNNNNNNNNNNNNNNNNNNNNNNNNNNNNNNNNNNNNNNNNNNNNNNNNNNNNNNNNNNNNNNNNNNNNNNNNNNNNNNNNNNNNNNNNNNNNNNNNNNNNNNNNNNNNNNNNNNNNNNNNNNNNNNNNNNNNNNNNNNNNNNNNNNNNNNNNNNNNNNNNNNNNNNNNNNNNNNNNNNNNNNNNNNNGAGAAGAATTCGGCCGGGTCTTGGTTATACTACCCAAGTACCATTTGGAGGTTGTGTGTAAAGGCTAAAGTGCCAATGGAAGATGAGAATCCAATATGGTTAAGCCAAGGCATGCCCATAACCATTGAAAGAATGACAATGACTCCCGAAGCACATCAAGGCCGAAGGCCACATGGAAGAAGGCAAAGAGAAGAACCAATGGAGGAAGATGAGTtacaagaggaagaagaaccaCAAGAGGAAGAGGAACAACAATACATTCCCCCACATAACAATATGGATATGACTCAAATGCAGGAAGCAATTGGAAGATTATCACAACAGTACATGAGAATTCAAGAAAGGCAAGAGGAGTACCATTCACAATACATGAAACATCAACAAGAGCAAGAAGAATGGCAGCTGAAAATGATGAACCAACAAAGTGAGTTTGAGTCAAAATTCCTTGTGATGCAAGAAGAGCATGCCTTTCAATCTCACGAAGCATTTGGGAAGTTGGCACAAATGCAAGCCGAAACTATGAGGGCTCTCAATGAGTTTACAACCCTCCAAGATGCAAGATATGAAGTCCAAGCCGATTACAACATTAATAGTCAAATCAAACTGAACTATATTGGAGAACATCTGCACAACATGGATCCGGCATTCCCAACTTATGATGAGTTCTTCAAAAAGAAAAGTGAGGTAGAAGTAAACAAAGCCATGAGCCTTGAAGATAGAGTAGAGCAGACGATGAATAAAGCTGGGTTCTGGCGGGGTCAACAGACAACAAACATGGACACAGGGAACACCAGCAAACAAGTAtatgaaagaagaaagaaaaagcatgacAAATAAAAGGTGGACTTGCTCCTTATTCATCActacaaagaaaaagcatgcattCTGTCTGTTTGAAGTGTCCTTGCATctttaaa is from Arachis duranensis cultivar V14167 unplaced genomic scaffold, aradu.V14167.gnm2.J7QH unplaced_Scaffold_125657, whole genome shotgun sequence and encodes:
- the LOC107472492 gene encoding uncharacterized protein LOC107472492, producing the protein MEDENPIWLSQGMPITIERMTMTPEAHQGRRPHGRRQREEPMEEDELQEEEEPQEEEEQQYIPPHNNMDMTQMQEAIGRLSQQYMRIQERQEEYHSQYMKHQQEQEEWQLKMMNQQSEFESKFLVMQEEHAFQSHEAFGKLAQMQAETMRALNEFTTLQDARYEVQADYNINSQIKLNYIGEHLHNMDPAFPTYDEFFKKKSEVEVNKAMSLEDRVEQTMNKAGFWRGQQTTNMDTGNTSKQVYERRKKKHDK